The genomic region CTGGAGGTGCTAGACCTCTTCTTCTAGCTTGATACTGGTTCTCTAACAATCACCATGTCTAAATTGCACAAACAAGAATAAGCAGAAAGGACACTGGCTATGGTGATTTCATCTGGCATGATATTTTGtgctttcattattttaaatatctctATAGCTTTCTGAGGCATCAAACAAGTCTCATAACCTGATATCATAGCAAGCCACGATAACTTGTCTCCATTAGGCATTTTGTCAAACACCACCCTAGCAATGTTGACAACTCCATATTGCACATACATAGTTATCAAAGCAGTAACCACATTAACATCAGACTCAGATTTGCCAAGCAAATAGTCGTCAAGAGTTCTTGTTTGTTCGCCTTCATATACCTGAGTCAACATACCAGGCTAGTTGTTCAATGCTCTAACATTTCCATTAATAGTCAGCTTGTGCTTATCATTGAATTTTTGAACAATTTGGGTCGCCATGCTGTTGTCGAAATCATCACCTCCCAAGTGAGTATCAGCAGCAGTGGCTTTCACTTTAAAAATACCCTCCTCAATGGTGAGAAGAGAGACCTCAAAAGACCCACCACCGGGATAAAAAATGAGAGCATTCTTTGCACCTGAGCTAATGGCCTTCTTCTCGAGTCCATAAGCAATGGCGGCCGCGAAAGGCCCGTTGATAATGCGCATCACATTGAGCCTAGAAATGACACCATCATCCTTGGAAGCATGACATCATGAGGCATTGAAGTAAGCAGACATAGGGATAGCTTCACAAAGGCTTGTATACTTCAAATATTGGCCATTGCCAACCATTACTCGTAGTGAGGTATCGATTGTCTGGCATGCTAAGCCCAACTGAGTTATCACCTGAGGTTGCACGAAGTTATGTGTGCTTCCTTCGTTGACGAGGATGGTGACACGGTGGTCGGACAGGAGGCCTGCTAGTCGCAAGGCTTCTGGTGCCAGATAGCTCGAAAGTGAATTCAAACTAATTCATGTACATAGCTCATTTTGGAAATGTAAAGTCAAACAAATACGTTTGCGTGAAAATCCTGTGCTTGAATTCTAGCTATTGGTTGATAAAAACTCTTGTAAtggatttatgattaaaaacataaattatagaTAAGTGGCAAAGATATTTGAGAACAATTTATATAGCCAATTGCAATATAGTCTTCAAGATTTATGTTTCTTGTCTCTTATATTATACATCTTCGATAATTGGTGACACTAGTATGATAACTCTTGCAATTAACGTCTCAATCATGGTCTATAGAGTCTAAAGATGCATAGGTTAAAGAATTCTTGTAAGAGTGTTTGTGTTAGTGAAAATTTTGATAGTGCATCAAGGACTGGACGCAGtcatgtgtttttattttttaatttatctgtttcacaacttcaactttagtttttttttttccttctaaaccctTTATTTAAGAGAAAAAGTTTCTTTCaaagtgttaaaaaatatattagttctTTATATAAGCTTCATGCTTATAAAAggtttatggataaaaaaatcattagacaaataactgaaaataagCAACCCCTCTTCGTGGACAACAGACAAGAAAGTAGAAACACTCCGAAACGAGAGAAACTGATAACATAACATAGTTATTTCCTGCTTCTTCACCACCGTCTCCTTCTGCTTCTGTCACTgttccttttcatttcttttcttttcttccaatttCATCACCAAGACATGTCCATGTCCATGTCCATGTCCACACTTCCCTCCTCAACCTTCGCAAACTCCAATCTCTCCCTCTCTACCTCCTTATCCTCACAAAAGCTCCCACTTTTTCACACCCTTCAAGCCAAATCCCTTCCCCTCCCCTTTCCTTATCTGAGAATTCAAACCCCACCACCATACCTTCCCCCACCTCTCTGCAAGTCCCCGGAGGGCGCAGAGGCGGAGGCCGCGCCCCCGGAGGAAGATGAGTGGCTGCAGAAGCTTCCGGAGAAGTCCAAGCCACTCTACTCCCACAGCCTCCCCTGCATTGAGGCCTGGCTCCGGAACCTTGGCTTCTGCCAGAACAATGAGGACAGGGCCCTCTGGGTCGTTCACAAGCCAGATTGGCATGCCGAGCTCTTCCTAGACCTTACTGATCTATACATAAGGTGTCatacctttctttctttcttgcctGCTTGCtctagttgttgttgttgttgttgtttgagtATTTTTAAGGTTGTCGGGTTGGCGGGTTGATTGGGGGGTGTGAGTGTGAGTGGATGAAGGTGTGTGTGAATTGCTAAACGGATTGTGGAGGTGGGATATATgtagttgaaatttttttgaaggGTAGTCATTTAGGGGGGGAGGAGATGAGAAAATGTGTTGAACATGATAACTAACATGATGAGAAAGAATAGACAGTTAGGGAGAAAAACAAAGGGCTTAGTTTGCAAAGTTAGGCTATATTTATGGATAAAAGTTGGGAATGTACTTTTAGGCATTTCAATGCACATTCTTGAATTCCATAACACAAATGGaagaaggaaaaatttgttgCCTTCGGAGTAAAAATACTTTTGAGCTTTTCCAACTGATATCTGAATACACACTTCAGTTTTAATGAATTTCATTTTGCAAACCGAATTTGTGAAAGCAACCTTTAATGCAAAATTCAGCTTGTAATTGGATCCAACTGAAAATCAAACAAGTTTTTATCAATTGtactttttgaaattattgaaaACCAGACATAGCCTCTGAGTGGAAAGGAGATGGAAGAGAACATATGTAAATGTTAATGATGGTCCTCTTTTTAAGGGTTTGTTTGACTTTCATTGAATTTCTCTAAGCAACATTGGCTTTGTGATTGTGTGTATTGAATATTTGTCCAAGAGGCTATATGATAAGTTAATACATTGTCAAAATACAATTTcagattgttgttgttgttccgtTGCAGATACATGTCCTAGATTAAATTTAGGAAAATGTTGAATGTTCACTCCAATATTGATTGGATTGGTATATGGAAGAGAGATAGAAAGAAATAAGAACAATAAGAGAGAAAATGTGAAATATGtgataagaaagaaagagagagatagaaagaaacaagaaaaataagagtgaggaagtaaaatatttgataagagAAGTGataagaaaggaagagagagggagagagagaaagaaaaatagggTGGAAAAGAACATGAAAGAGGAAGTTGGTGTATGATTATGAATATAAgaattgttaaaattattatgtcAGAAGTAAATAGGGAACAAGAGTCCTAATTGTGAACCAGGGTATGGGAACTTGAAAGCAACCTCATTTATTAGGTTCCTAATATCCTCAACTCCAATCATAGGTGATTATGGTCCATTGTCTTCTCTCCACTACTCTGTTAATCAAACCAAAGACTTAAAAACTGGCATATCTTCCATGTCACCATTCCATGCCTTGCTATTTGAAGAAGtacttgatttcttttttaGGAATGAAAATTAACTTTCTTTTGCAATGTTAAATTTGCATGGAGCAATATCTCTGAAACGTATAATTTAATTGCAAGCAAGAATTTGGGTAAAACCCAGACTGCAAAATGCAGATATTGGTTATATTGTGTTGAAAGTCAAAGATACTGTAGTCTTTAGAATGGCTCAAACTTGATCAATTGctttaatttatcattattaatgGTGACTGCTGTATGTTTTATCAATTTTGACATGTTAGTTTTTTAAGTGAGGGTGCTTCCTAGTGATATTTAAACTAGTAGATCGAAACAAACATCCCCCCTTTTGTTATTTATCTTCCATTTGATTATAACGTGTCAATCTAGCGAAAAAGAGAAAGACCTAGGAACAATATATAAACTAGTAATGATGGTGATAAAACATAAACTGTGACATCCTTTTCTATCTTTTTGTGTTTAACTGAAAAGTAAAACTTAAGAAGCtgtctattatatatatttgcagAAGGACTGGAAACAGTTGGCAAGTTAAACAATGATATCTGGCGAAAAGTAGTAATATAACCGTTGTTAAAATATCAATGATATTCTCAATGAATGTAAAAGAAATCTGGCACCATTGTTAAGAGTCAGATTCTTTTCTAGAATGAACATATCATATATTCATAACTCGCGTATTGCTTTCGGcattttaaaagatgaaaatagaatgtGGGTTACATGGTTAAAGAGAAGAGGTTTCTCTTTGATTAAAAGGGAGGAGATTAGGAGAATGATAATGAGCattttgaagaagaaaggagtAACTATAGTAATGAAATTAGAAAGCTGTGGAAGTTGCTCCTTTCGTATTTTATGTTTCTTGTAACATTGATCAGATGCAATTATTTTGGTTTTCCCATGCGTCCCTCAAGGATTGGTTTTTTCTAAAAGGGTCTGGGGGATGTGTCCATCATAAAGTTTGCAAACTGAAAATACAAATGTCTTTTATTCCATTGAGAAAAGTTgaaatgaattttgaatttaatttggtGTCACTATTGGGATatgaacaagaagaagaatgatATTACTTATACGCTTGTTGAATTTGTGAAAAAGTGGTGATTGAATTCTTCTCGGAGATTCTGCTGATTTTAGTGGAATCATTGAAGACAAATTTCTAGCGACTATATAAATCTCATCCGATTAGCGTGTTGTCGTTATCTGATTTGTTTTAGCGTGTTGTCGTTATCTGATACTTGAGTCTTTACAACCTTCAATTTGTCATATATGACACTGACTgtaaattaagttttattactAGGTAAACAGCTGGTCTTCTAACAAGTTGAATGTGAAATATTTGGTAACTATTAGAGAGTAATACCATTGTAATGGTGCATAATGAAGTTTACCTAGCAAGTAGTTAATGTCACTGGTTGATATAAAAAGTGGGTTTTAGACGTTCAGTTCTCTCCTTGTAGACATTGAAGAGTTTTAATTGGTGCAGGTATTTGAAGAGTGGACCTGGgaatcttgaaaaaaatatggaGAGGAGGTTTAGTTATGCTTTAAGCAGAGAAGACATTGAGAATGCAGTACTTGGAGGACCATAGCCATTTTCCTATCTATATGTCAAATATACAACAATGGCTTAATTCCTTGTTGGAAATAGTTAGTCGATTCATATGTTGAATCTTTAACTTTCATGTCAGCATGTCTTGTAAAGAAAGGATTACAGAAAATCGTTACCCTTGCCCTTTACAACATTCATACTTTTGAGATTTTCTTCTTgcattaactatttttcttctaCACTCAACATATGAACTTGCAACTTTCGTGTTATTAGCACCATGCTCTAACGAACTGAGCTATTaggtcaattatattataaaataattaatttcactatatataacactaaaatttctaatgtataatttaatatacatataaatttatataataaattttataataattaattttgatctaataatgcatttttttacatatataaattttcatcaaaattGTGGAACTATATGTaaaggtatttttgttttttttctctcactggTGGGTGTATTGAAAAAATGATGAGTGTATCAAGAAAATCCCCATACTTTTTTGTGCTGATAAATACGTGTTTAGGGAACAGAAAGCCCAGATTTCAAGAAGACAGTGAAAAGGGCAGTTGCTTGCTTCACCTCACAAAATACTTCCTGCAcctcctttaattttaaaattgttgcaAAATCCCAAAATCACCCTGCGCCTTTTGTGAACATCAACCTCAACCTCATTTGTGAACCCTAACTGAACTTACCTTCTGTGCCTGTCTCTGTCGGTGCCTCTCCTTCCATCATGCACGTGCTTTTTTTCGTATTTGGTTATTATTCGTATTTAGTTACGACTACATGATGAGCACGAGCATGGGCACATAATGAATATAAGAAGATAATCTACAAGTGCaataactgaaaaaaaaattgagaagctTTCATGTCCACTAAAAGTAAAGCCAAAACTGAAAGTAACATCTGATTGTGCACATATTCTATATGAGGGTACATTTGGGTAGTGAAATTTTTCTGTAAATATCATTGGTAAGCATGAAAAAGTGTTATCATTTCATATCGTGTGGCTGCAGAGAAAGTACCTAAGAAGATACAAGAGAATTCCATTAATGTTTGAGCCTGGAAGAATAAATAAGCTTGCTGCAGAAAATGAACAACTCAAGTTATGCATTACATAAAAagtgtttgaaaatttttatgCTTGTGAGTGTGCCATACTATCCAAAGTTAACTTTGAAGTTTTACAGAAACTGGTTaattaactgaaaaataaaattgtgcagGAGTTTCTTGTTAATGTTATCGACAATGAGTTGATAAATATGGTTATTACGTACAGAAGATGTGattgacaaaataattatttaaaattagcaACCTTCGAAGTCAAAGTCAATGTCGTATATATGATTGAGTTATCATGGTTAACATACAGTAAAACTCAACTTGCAACGACCAAAACAGAAAATGCAATGACACTCACTAtggtaaattaattttcaactaatttaagtataaatataaatttaatagtaGTTTAGAGGTTTAAATTTAATcagataaacaaaattaaataaacaaaatacttAAACAAAGAGAAACAATACAAAGACAATGGAGGCTATTAAACAAAAAGAAGCTAtgaataaagagaaaatatatacaattcaCAGAcgtaccaaaaaataaaatttgttcaaTGTGCAATCCTTTCCTTTGCCCGCTCTAATGTTACAACAATGAATTTATCTTGAGCAACCAGAGATCAACCAACCATCAAAATATTGTTCAATGGCTTCCAAACTAACCTTAGTAGAAGAAAATGTGGGGTAGAGATCAATTAGTTATTTCAAGTTTCGGTTGCTCAAAATTTTAGGACAAAATATGATGGTGATTGAGTACTATTTGGGAAACAAGTTCAGATTTATACCGCAATCCATGAACGACATCAGAGGCTATAGTTTCCCCTGGTGGCAGAGTAAGATTGATAGAAGTGATGGAATTATCAGTATCTATCAGTCAATACCTTTTGAATGTCCCTCTAGTACTCCTGGTTTGTAAAGAGTGTTTAGTCATTAGTGACACAAACCTCTGATaactgaaaattgaaaaaagagaaaaaaggaatACCATTTTGGATTCTTGGAGGAGATTTGTTTCATACAAGCCTCAGCAGAAGCATTATGCATCATTGTTTTGCTAGGAAGAGCTAAGAAGCCTTTTTTTCAGAGCAGGCCTGTGTTTCATATTGATGTTTGGGTTCCTCAGTCTTCAGTTGATTacaaagaaatcaaatgtttCAAAGGCAGTAAaatcaatatttgttttaagaaaaaagaattaaaagagtAACAAATACTACAATTGTTGAAATTGAGTCATGAATTACAATAAAAGATACTGATGAACATTAAACtgaatattaaatttcaaattgtatAGTACACATTAATGAACATGGAAGGAGAACAATgaggaataaaaaaagaattgtaGAGGAATTGACATGTAAGCAATTGTGCAGATGTAGCAAAGATTAGGAAAGTAATATGGCAGCTTTTATGGTTGTATGtctcaaaatttatatattataaatagatagtTAAGATCAAATTGTATAATTTGGTAAACTTGTTGGAacagaataaaattatttaaaaacttaaagaaacaaaataaaaccatttaaaaatatgaaagaataaaatgaaattatttaaagcaacattattttaattaacacacATCATCATTCCAATTAAAGTTAAGTGGCACATCAGACTCttctatttaatatatttttaatgtttcaacaaaaaataatcaaaacaaaatacCTTCTAAATATAAATCTAAATATAAATGATGATTAAAATgagatttttaatatttaatttctcaaCCTGAAAAATTACTAAATCATATAAAGGATCAGAAGTAatctttatcttaaaaaaaaaaaacataggaaTCTAAAATTTCTCTTCCACAAGCATGTTCTAGTGAAGTAGTGCTGCCTAAGTCAACCTTAAACCCTAAGGTTTTTAGCGAAGTGCTTCAGAGCAGAATTATCGTAGCTTAaacaacacacacaaaaaaatctcatttttttactctttctaCAACGACAGCTGGGAAAGGGGTAAAATATCCAGGTTTTGCTTAACAATGCCGTGTCATCAAACATAACCAAAGTAACTGTTCCAAATTCATGAATCCTTTTCATCCTCTGACTCACCAATTTCCCAAGTTACAAGCCTTGGTTTCTTCAATTCAAAAATCGTTGGTGTCCCCACAAAACCCAGTTCTTGTATTGGAGCTTCTG from Glycine soja cultivar W05 chromosome 16, ASM419377v2, whole genome shotgun sequence harbors:
- the LOC114389398 gene encoding uncharacterized protein LOC114389398, with product MSMSMSMSTLPSSTFANSNLSLSTSLSSQKLPLFHTLQAKSLPLPFPYLRIQTPPPYLPPPLCKSPEGAEAEAAPPEEDEWLQKLPEKSKPLYSHSLPCIEAWLRNLGFCQNNEDRALWVVHKPDWHAELFLDLTDLYIRYLKSGPGNLEKNMERRFSYALSREDIENAVLGGP